In one window of Mercurialis annua linkage group LG4, ddMerAnnu1.2, whole genome shotgun sequence DNA:
- the LOC126678247 gene encoding uncharacterized protein LOC126678247, whose protein sequence is MAHAATRYKDNIHKMRKEQKKHTSVNHEIWDAWNAFWDTDKEKKKLEIARANRMSEPPGAGSGPVRHTGKSRSAIKHMDVMAKELGRKPIATELYSRLHSTKAEKKPVDKRAHDMTDFPEKWVAIAERLAAATQSPIEEGISSSPVDETQLFLDIEGVNKKYRVYGLSSTSSRYAGPSIRLQQGNSSRTSQQADEEVERRVQAGIQEGLRHVEERLAAQQASMAHMIRDEIARMIPNLPPQYQPQFPPPPPNGSDNTDL, encoded by the exons ATGGCCCATGCAGCCACCCGCTACAAAGACAACATCCACAAGATGAGGAAAGAGCAAAAGAAGCATACATCTGTGAACCATGAGATCTGGGATGCCTGGAATGCATTTTGGGACACAGATAAGGAGAAAAAGAAGTTAGAGATAGCCCGGGCAAACCGGATGAGTGAGCCGCCGGGCGCCGGTTCTGGACCTGTCCGCCATACCGGGAAATCTCGCTCTGCTATCAAGCATATGGATGTGATG GCTAAGGAGCTCGGCCGGAAGCCGATTGCGACAGAGCTATACAGTCGCCTTCACTCCACGAAGGCTGAGAAGAAACCGGTCGACAAGAGGGCTCACGACATGACT gacttccctgaaaaatgg GTCGCCATCGCCGAGAGGCTTGCTGCTGCGACACAGTCGCCGATCGAGGAGGGTATCTCCTCGAGTCCTGTGGATGAGACGCAGCTATTTTTGGAtatcgagggcgtcaacaagaagtACCGGGTGTACGGCCTGAGTTCGACTAGCAGCAGGTATGCAGGCCCGAGTATCAGGCTGCAGCAAGGTAACTCTTCAAGGACATCACAGCAGGCGGATgaggaggtcgagcgccgtGTGCAGGCTGGCATCCAGGAGGGCCTTCGGCATGTTGAGGAGCGGTTGGCGGCGCAACAGGCGAGCATGGCACATATGATCCGTGATGAGATTGCTAGGATGATACCAAATCTCCCTCCACAGTATCAGCCACAGTTTCCGCCTCCCCCGCCAAACGGTAGCGACAATACAGATTTGTAG